The following coding sequences are from one Arcobacter nitrofigilis DSM 7299 window:
- a CDS encoding gamma carbonic anhydrase family protein → MILKFKEFYPKIASSAWIAPSADLIGNIEIGENSSVWFQCVIRSDVNEVKIGKNTNIQDLSCIHTDTDSKTIIGDNVTVGHKVMLHGCKIEDNCLIGMSATILDNAVIGEGSIVGANSLVTSGKVFPPRSLIMGSPAKVVKELTQEDVDKLIKHAAHYVEYKNDYR, encoded by the coding sequence ATGATATTAAAATTTAAAGAATTTTATCCAAAAATTGCCTCTAGTGCATGGATTGCTCCTAGTGCTGATTTGATTGGTAATATTGAAATTGGAGAAAATTCATCTGTTTGGTTTCAATGTGTTATAAGATCAGATGTAAATGAAGTAAAAATAGGTAAAAATACAAATATACAAGATTTGTCATGTATTCATACAGATACAGATAGTAAAACAATAATTGGTGATAATGTAACAGTTGGGCATAAGGTTATGCTTCATGGTTGTAAAATAGAAGATAATTGTTTAATTGGTATGAGTGCAACCATTTTAGATAATGCTGTTATTGGGGAAGGAAGTATCGTTGGAGCTAATTCTCTTGTAACTTCTGGAAAAGTTTTTCCTCCAAGAAGTTTAATTATGGGTAGCCCTGCAAAAGTCGTTAAAGAATTAACGCAAGAAGATGTAGATAAACTTATCAAACATGCAGCCCACTATGTTGAGTATAAAAATGACTATAGATAA
- a CDS encoding dUTP diphosphatase, translating into MLYEDLKIATKSLGFYTIEDFAKYIGVTTSEILKWEEKDEVPYTISFIVHLLKGEEKLPESTSLDTLIEECLPLATLLEEASSFPHKLEEMFLLQKELNDSTNGNNWELGTNKYGKEINWLRCIHMEVSELIESTPWKHWKNINAAPDMNNIHVELVDIWHFLMSYILQETNIPKAVSLVNTHCIYEANSEVDVKLMVKESEKLSYISLAIQTGNMPSFSGIERFIDQYFRCCKISGLSFTWLQKLYIGKNCLNKFRQDNGYKEGTYIKEWDGKEDNVVMVSILEEYENIDFNLLYTKLTEAYSKL; encoded by the coding sequence TTGTTATATGAGGATTTAAAAATTGCTACAAAATCTTTAGGGTTTTATACTATTGAAGATTTTGCAAAATATATAGGTGTTACAACATCAGAAATTTTAAAATGGGAAGAAAAAGATGAAGTACCTTACACTATCTCTTTTATTGTTCATTTATTAAAAGGTGAAGAAAAATTACCAGAAAGTACTAGTTTAGATACTTTAATAGAAGAGTGTTTACCACTTGCAACACTATTAGAAGAAGCATCTAGTTTTCCACACAAGTTAGAAGAAATGTTTTTATTACAAAAAGAGTTAAATGACTCTACAAATGGTAATAACTGGGAATTGGGAACAAACAAATATGGTAAAGAGATTAATTGGTTGAGATGTATTCATATGGAAGTTTCTGAACTAATTGAATCAACTCCTTGGAAACATTGGAAAAATATCAATGCAGCACCTGATATGAATAATATTCATGTAGAGTTAGTGGATATTTGGCACTTTTTGATGTCTTATATCTTACAAGAAACAAATATTCCAAAAGCTGTATCATTAGTAAATACACATTGTATTTATGAAGCCAATAGTGAAGTAGATGTAAAACTTATGGTAAAAGAGTCTGAAAAACTTTCATATATCTCTTTAGCTATTCAAACTGGAAATATGCCATCTTTTTCTGGAATAGAGAGATTTATAGATCAATATTTTAGATGTTGTAAAATCTCTGGATTATCATTTACTTGGTTACAAAAACTTTATATTGGTAAAAACTGTTTAAATAAATTTAGACAAGATAATGGTTATAAAGAAGGAACATATATTAAAGAATGGGATGGAAAAGAAGATAATGTAGTTATGGTATCAATATTAGAAGAGTATGAAAATATTGATTTTAATCTTTTATATACAAAACTAACTGAAGCTTATTCAAAACTGTAA
- the recR gene encoding recombination mediator RecR encodes MKLGLNKFYDLVEAFENLPTIGKKSAQRLAYHIIMNDNYCGIKIAHSIENALKSIRKCSKCGCMSEHEICEICLDDERESSFICVVQSAKDIFTIEESKQFNGKYFVISHLDEIVLDQFITYIKTNKVKDILFAISPSLSNDAFILFIEDKLKEFDINFTKIAQGVPTGVSLENVDILSLAKAIQSKVLI; translated from the coding sequence ATGAAACTTGGATTAAATAAATTTTACGACTTAGTAGAAGCATTTGAAAACTTGCCAACAATAGGTAAAAAATCAGCACAAAGACTTGCTTATCATATTATTATGAATGATAATTATTGTGGGATTAAAATTGCACATAGTATTGAAAATGCTTTAAAATCAATAAGAAAATGTTCAAAATGTGGCTGCATGAGTGAACATGAGATTTGTGAAATTTGTTTAGATGATGAAAGGGAGTCTAGTTTTATTTGTGTTGTTCAATCTGCAAAAGACATTTTTACGATTGAAGAGTCAAAACAGTTTAATGGAAAATATTTTGTAATATCTCACTTAGATGAAATAGTATTAGACCAATTTATTACATATATTAAAACAAATAAAGTCAAAGATATTCTTTTTGCAATATCTCCTTCATTATCCAATGATGCTTTTATTTTATTTATTGAAGATAAACTAAAAGAATTTGATATAAATTTTACAAAAATAGCGCAAGGTGTCCCAACAGGGGTTAGTTTAGAGAATGTTGATATTTTGTCCTTGGCAAAAGCAATTCAAAGTAAAGTGTTGATTTAA
- a CDS encoding Crp/Fnr family transcriptional regulator, whose translation MTIDKQFDILYPILNGISPLSTDNWEIAKKYFKTTTLSKGEHLFYMEDDVKDFYFLIDGLARYYYLTEDGKEFNKSFAEKQGHLLSSISSVSHGTGSPFSVEVLSSFITLHIPYKKLLELGFEHRQWNDLLLRIYENLVIKKEKREADFLLLSARKRYEKFLEDYSMIEDAVPNYHIASYLGITDVALSRIRKEMKN comes from the coding sequence ATGACTATAGATAAGCAATTTGATATTTTATATCCAATACTTAATGGCATCTCTCCTCTTTCTACTGATAACTGGGAAATAGCAAAAAAATATTTTAAGACAACAACCTTAAGCAAAGGGGAACATCTTTTTTATATGGAAGATGATGTAAAAGATTTTTATTTTCTTATTGATGGATTAGCTAGATATTATTATTTAACTGAAGATGGAAAAGAATTTAATAAATCTTTTGCAGAAAAGCAAGGACATTTATTAAGTAGTATATCTTCAGTATCGCACGGTACAGGTTCTCCTTTTAGTGTAGAAGTACTTAGTTCCTTTATAACACTACATATTCCCTATAAAAAGCTTTTAGAACTTGGTTTTGAACATAGACAATGGAATGATTTACTTTTAAGAATTTATGAAAATCTTGTGATTAAAAAAGAGAAAAGAGAAGCTGATTTTTTACTTTTAAGTGCAAGAAAACGTTATGAAAAATTTTTGGAAGATTATTCTATGATAGAAGATGCTGTTCCAAACTATCATATTGCTTCATATTTAGGTATTACAGATGTTGCTTTATCAAGAATTAGAAAAGAGATGAAAAATTAA
- a CDS encoding M14 family zinc carboxypeptidase: protein MKRLYRSYDASTTIFKELEAKYPEYFKIESIGQTWEKRDINLITISKNIETANNKPALFYTGTIHAREWIGHELAIEFATYVLKNLETDPTLQTYLNESTIYMVPCANPDGYEYSRKHFSFWRKNRRQNLDGTYGVDLNRNFPIGFVKSTATSSNVYGGPEPFSEPETQSLREFVLSHPNITIALDYHSQGNVFFPAHDFRHEDTIDTIDMNTLCANMAEEIRKISGREYGIHQGKPPAKLISGSGREFYYSQGILSSVVEVGTRNISDYMEDMNENIREHIPALIYALKEVDNYDKISLMKRVSSFEASEIGSNHVTLKWDYQLNKNIYFEIFRSQKDKQFCNSSNLIAKTQALEFSDINLASNRDYYYNIRAVNKKTNQKSPFYPQIKIRTLVEYDEYSRTYYANAKGTGYVAENLNNNPKHFGVNSLFVGIDENKGISYAIISINVKSLPQNALIKLASFNLYPINRVSTTIEKYGEWNVGLVNQDTMGDITNFEDVNNMEIIRYIGRPTESHQLTQGIWRNWHLSGLECDDLKKSIKNDTIILRVEGPKELRVGRSKQMMQWDIGYGKFGFGLTYRPRLELTYTIEPTSIALFPKTIYTVSKNEVLEDVITPGFDKNGNKIYSTFQFNLSSLPPYNDTMITKAYFELNSTKIYIKDDIRFHLEFVDDNINKSYKDITSREVIQNIGYDVSATELKNNQTQYFMFDSFSEMTLNEKLKTKSDISFVLKPTSAFKALKDKTVSWEASNNSTLCPKLILEYIPKRRFPVEKVTNAQLVMENAKIKVSWNNPKDSGFVGAKVIKNPFRKPLSAQDGQKLYAGIDEYTLDDFGATDIDKYYAIFTYDDVPNYSEPVILEYKAK from the coding sequence TTGAAAAGATTATACAGATCATACGATGCTTCAACAACAATTTTTAAAGAATTGGAAGCGAAATATCCAGAATATTTCAAAATAGAATCTATTGGTCAAACTTGGGAAAAAAGAGATATTAACTTAATAACAATATCAAAAAATATTGAAACAGCAAATAATAAACCTGCCCTATTTTATACAGGAACAATCCATGCTAGAGAGTGGATAGGACATGAGTTGGCTATAGAATTTGCAACTTATGTGTTAAAAAACTTAGAAACTGATCCAACTTTACAAACATATTTAAATGAAAGTACTATTTATATGGTACCTTGTGCCAATCCTGATGGTTATGAATATTCAAGAAAGCATTTTTCTTTTTGGAGAAAGAATAGAAGACAGAATTTAGATGGAACATATGGAGTTGACTTAAATAGAAACTTCCCGATTGGATTTGTAAAATCAACTGCTACTTCATCAAATGTATATGGAGGTCCTGAGCCTTTTTCTGAGCCTGAAACTCAAAGTTTAAGAGAATTTGTTTTATCTCATCCTAATATTACTATTGCCTTAGATTACCACAGTCAAGGTAATGTTTTCTTTCCAGCACATGATTTTAGACATGAAGATACAATTGATACAATTGATATGAATACTTTATGTGCAAATATGGCTGAAGAGATTAGAAAGATATCAGGGCGGGAATATGGTATCCATCAAGGTAAACCACCTGCAAAATTGATATCAGGAAGTGGAAGAGAATTTTATTATTCACAAGGAATACTGTCATCAGTTGTGGAAGTAGGAACTAGAAATATTAGTGATTATATGGAAGATATGAATGAAAATATAAGAGAACATATTCCAGCACTAATATATGCCTTAAAAGAAGTAGATAATTATGACAAAATCTCTTTAATGAAAAGAGTATCTAGTTTTGAAGCTAGTGAGATTGGTTCAAATCATGTAACATTAAAATGGGATTATCAATTAAATAAGAATATCTATTTTGAAATATTTAGAAGTCAAAAAGATAAACAGTTTTGTAACTCTTCTAATTTAATTGCAAAAACTCAAGCTTTAGAGTTTAGTGATATAAATCTAGCTTCAAATAGAGATTATTATTACAATATTAGAGCTGTAAATAAAAAAACAAATCAAAAATCACCTTTTTATCCTCAAATTAAGATTAGAACTTTAGTTGAGTATGATGAATATAGTAGAACTTATTATGCTAATGCAAAAGGTACTGGTTATGTTGCAGAAAATTTAAACAATAATCCTAAACATTTTGGTGTTAATTCTTTATTCGTAGGAATAGATGAAAACAAAGGTATTTCATATGCTATTATTTCTATAAATGTAAAATCACTTCCTCAAAATGCACTTATAAAATTAGCTTCATTTAACCTATATCCTATAAACAGAGTTTCAACTACAATTGAAAAGTATGGTGAGTGGAATGTAGGACTTGTTAATCAAGACACAATGGGTGATATTACAAATTTTGAAGATGTAAATAATATGGAGATAATCAGATATATTGGTCGCCCTACTGAATCTCATCAATTGACACAAGGAATTTGGAGAAATTGGCATTTATCAGGTTTAGAGTGTGATGATTTAAAAAAATCTATAAAAAATGATACTATTATTTTAAGAGTTGAAGGTCCCAAAGAGTTAAGGGTTGGGAGAAGTAAACAGATGATGCAATGGGACATTGGGTATGGAAAGTTTGGTTTTGGATTAACATATAGACCAAGACTAGAATTAACTTATACAATTGAACCTACAAGTATAGCTTTGTTTCCAAAAACTATTTATACAGTAAGTAAAAATGAAGTATTAGAAGATGTTATTACTCCTGGTTTTGATAAAAATGGAAATAAAATATATTCTACTTTTCAATTTAATCTCTCTTCTCTTCCTCCTTACAATGATACAATGATTACTAAAGCTTATTTTGAATTAAATTCTACAAAAATTTATATCAAGGATGATATTAGATTTCATTTAGAGTTTGTAGATGATAATATAAATAAAAGCTACAAAGATATTACATCTAGGGAAGTTATTCAAAATATTGGTTATGACGTTAGTGCAACTGAACTTAAAAACAATCAAACCCAATACTTCATGTTTGATTCTTTTTCTGAAATGACTTTAAATGAAAAATTAAAAACTAAATCAGATATCTCTTTTGTATTAAAACCAACATCTGCATTTAAAGCATTAAAAGATAAGACTGTTTCATGGGAAGCGAGTAATAATAGTACTTTATGCCCAAAACTCATTCTTGAATATATACCAAAAAGAAGATTCCCTGTTGAAAAAGTAACAAATGCACAATTAGTAATGGAAAATGCAAAGATAAAAGTCTCTTGGAATAATCCAAAAGATTCAGGTTTTGTAGGGGCAAAAGTTATTAAAAATCCTTTTAGAAAACCTTTATCTGCACAAGATGGGCAAAAACTTTATGCTGGTATTGATGAGTATACTTTAGATGATTTTGGTGCAACTGATATTGATAAGTATTATGCAATATTTACTTACGATGATGTTCCAAATTACTCAGAACCAGTTATTTTAGAATATAAAGCTAAATAA
- a CDS encoding PAS domain-containing sensor histidine kinase: MSSKEHILHLEINKIKIFRYILANEEISKILDNYEISVDDFIKKLLSKTLENIILNLKNEKNALSFLSNFKFAINDYFLILRSFKNSIYLHMKNEKLDDYIFRKKIDEIFDLFYIYLLNEDNTNEKVEAKIEDTKRINYLLTLLDENLPLIDISFDGKVIESSKSFKELFLYQEKENLELSILDLIIYKKNAKKFLKDILENDNFSDEIEVQKCDKTVFWVNIKSEKKEDTITLIFKDITYKKNLEKHKKAFLEQSKTAAIGELISMIAHQWRQPLQTISILAQKLIITRATDGHVNNEILEKSVKDIDIQLNYMSRTIDDFRNFFKPESSSVLSKPSVIIEKAIKFLHYVLTINNIDFELDIKNDYEINIIENNLIQVIINIIKNSIDVLLERDIQSKKITIRCDFNENYVIIEIEDNAGGIPKENLKKIFDSYFTTKNDDKGTGLGLYMSKIIIEEHSLGKLSVKNGLDGALFKIELPKE, from the coding sequence TTGTCATCTAAAGAACATATCTTACATTTGGAAATTAATAAAATAAAGATTTTTAGATACATACTTGCCAATGAAGAGATTTCAAAGATACTTGATAATTATGAGATTAGTGTTGATGATTTTATAAAAAAACTTTTATCAAAAACCCTTGAAAATATTATTTTAAATCTTAAAAATGAAAAAAACGCTCTCTCATTTCTTTCAAATTTCAAATTTGCTATAAATGATTACTTTTTGATATTAAGAAGTTTTAAAAACTCTATATATCTACATATGAAAAATGAAAAACTTGATGATTATATTTTTAGAAAAAAAATAGATGAAATATTTGATTTATTTTATATATATTTACTCAATGAAGATAATACTAATGAAAAAGTAGAAGCAAAGATAGAGGATACAAAAAGAATAAATTATTTATTAACTCTTTTAGATGAAAATTTACCTTTAATTGATATCTCTTTTGATGGAAAAGTTATAGAGTCAAGTAAAAGTTTTAAGGAACTCTTTTTATACCAAGAGAAAGAAAACTTGGAGCTTAGTATTTTAGATTTAATTATTTATAAAAAAAATGCTAAAAAGTTCTTAAAAGATATTTTAGAAAATGATAATTTTAGTGATGAAATAGAAGTTCAAAAGTGTGATAAAACAGTTTTTTGGGTAAATATAAAATCTGAGAAAAAAGAAGATACCATAACTCTTATTTTTAAGGATATAACTTATAAAAAGAATTTAGAAAAACATAAAAAAGCCTTTTTAGAACAATCAAAAACAGCAGCTATAGGTGAACTAATCTCTATGATTGCCCATCAATGGAGACAACCTTTACAAACGATTTCTATATTGGCTCAAAAACTTATTATTACAAGAGCAACAGATGGACATGTAAATAATGAAATATTAGAAAAATCAGTTAAAGATATAGATATACAATTAAATTATATGTCAAGAACTATTGATGATTTTAGAAACTTTTTTAAACCAGAAAGTAGTAGTGTTCTTTCGAAACCTAGTGTTATTATAGAAAAAGCAATAAAATTCTTACACTATGTATTAACTATTAATAACATTGATTTTGAATTAGATATAAAAAATGACTATGAAATCAATATAATTGAGAATAATTTAATTCAAGTGATAATTAATATTATTAAAAATTCTATTGATGTACTTTTAGAAAGAGATATACAGTCAAAGAAAATAACAATTAGATGTGATTTTAACGAAAATTATGTAATAATTGAAATAGAAGATAATGCAGGCGGAATACCTAAAGAAAATCTAAAAAAAATTTTTGATTCATATTTTACAACTAAAAATGATGATAAAGGTACCGGTCTTGGATTGTACATGAGTAAAATTATCATTGAAGAACATAGCTTAGGAAAACTAAGTGTTAAAAATGGTCTAGATGGAGCATTATTTAAAATTGAATTACCAAAGGAATAG
- a CDS encoding DUF711 family protein: MISKNLKNKDLCKIRTITSFLTLTKDKSTWEDKIKEASLFGGDLSKEFNQNGYTVQSIRIVTNAFGEYLDTSTLENAIKDMQYLSDLLKSDSMPDIRIRFAIGEAKTSEEIEMLPILVQKFGDLCNVCVNVEVDELGVPNASKTLECAKVVKEISKITPNGEGNFNFTINYNCKPLIPYFPASYHNSSDEDCFALGLETPDLLVEALKSLPKEKDHNIKWKASYEIMSNSLQYHINDVLNIVNSFKHKFKRKFAGIDTSAAPSKNCSSMVDVYKLLGVPYFGASGTIEASALLTKVFKSQKGCELIGFSGLMLAVVEDEGLALATKNNEFEIRSLLTYSSVCGIGLDTVPIVGDTSVDKIADICRDTGTMAFRLNKPLTVRLFPVPGLKAGDITNFESDDLCNSAVLLVP; this comes from the coding sequence ATGATAAGTAAAAATTTAAAAAACAAAGATTTGTGTAAAATAAGAACTATTACCTCTTTTTTAACTCTTACAAAAGATAAATCTACTTGGGAAGATAAAATCAAAGAAGCTTCTTTGTTTGGTGGAGATTTATCTAAAGAGTTTAATCAAAATGGATACACAGTTCAAAGTATAAGAATAGTTACCAATGCTTTTGGAGAGTATCTTGATACATCAACTTTAGAAAATGCCATAAAAGATATGCAATATTTATCTGATTTGCTAAAGAGTGATTCTATGCCAGATATTAGAATACGATTTGCCATAGGTGAAGCAAAAACTTCAGAAGAAATAGAAATGTTACCAATATTAGTACAAAAATTTGGAGATTTGTGTAATGTATGTGTTAATGTAGAAGTTGATGAATTGGGAGTTCCAAATGCCTCTAAAACTTTAGAGTGTGCAAAAGTAGTTAAAGAAATATCTAAAATAACACCAAATGGTGAGGGTAATTTTAACTTTACTATTAATTATAATTGTAAACCATTAATTCCCTACTTCCCAGCTTCATATCATAATAGTAGTGATGAAGATTGTTTTGCATTAGGATTAGAAACTCCTGATTTACTTGTGGAGGCTTTAAAAAGTCTGCCTAAAGAAAAAGACCATAATATAAAATGGAAAGCTTCCTATGAGATTATGAGTAACTCTTTACAATACCATATAAATGATGTTTTAAATATAGTAAACAGTTTTAAACACAAGTTTAAAAGAAAATTTGCAGGAATTGATACATCAGCAGCACCTTCTAAAAACTGCTCTTCGATGGTAGATGTTTATAAACTTCTTGGTGTGCCCTATTTTGGTGCTTCTGGTACGATTGAAGCATCAGCACTTTTAACAAAAGTATTCAAATCTCAAAAAGGCTGTGAACTTATAGGTTTTTCTGGACTTATGTTAGCAGTTGTAGAAGATGAAGGGTTAGCTCTTGCTACAAAAAACAATGAGTTTGAGATACGTTCACTTCTTACATACTCTTCTGTTTGTGGAATTGGACTTGATACTGTTCCGATTGTTGGTGATACAAGTGTAGATAAGATTGCTGATATTTGTAGGGATACTGGTACTATGGCTTTTAGATTAAATAAGCCATTAACAGTAAGATTATTCCCAGTTCCTGGATTAAAAGCTGGAGATATTACAAACTTTGAGAGTGATGATTTGTGCAATAGTGCAGTTTTATTGGTCCCTTAA
- the dnaJ gene encoding molecular chaperone DnaJ — MLDIDYYELLEVTKSADKSTIKKAYRQMAMKYHPDKNPDDKDAEEKFKAINEAYQVLSDEEKRALYDRYGKAGLEGRGQSRGGFSGGFDDLSSIFEEMFGQSGFGGGQSRRQKKTYSYNLDIGVELKVEFNEAAFGAKKEVVYKYKTACKPCKGTGAQDGKLSTCKTCAGQGQVHTRQGFMTFAQTCPTCNGTGEAVTNKCKKCSGTGYETKEEKFSVDIPEGVNDGNRIRVSNKGNIAPDGTRGDLYLQINVKEDPHFIRHDDDIYIEVPLFFTQVALGDSITIPGLRGKLSLDIPIGTKDKEQFKFKGEGIKSVQGYGKGDLIIQIKIKYPKTITEEQKELLEKLQESFGIESKPHERNFESMFDKVKKWFK; from the coding sequence TTGTTAGACATAGATTATTATGAATTATTAGAAGTAACAAAAAGCGCTGATAAAAGTACTATTAAAAAAGCTTACAGACAGATGGCGATGAAATACCATCCTGATAAAAATCCCGATGATAAAGATGCTGAAGAAAAATTTAAAGCTATAAATGAAGCTTATCAAGTTTTAAGTGATGAAGAAAAAAGAGCTTTATATGATAGATATGGTAAAGCTGGATTAGAAGGTCGTGGACAAAGCAGAGGTGGATTTAGTGGTGGATTTGATGATTTAAGTTCAATTTTTGAAGAAATGTTTGGACAATCTGGATTTGGCGGTGGTCAAAGTAGACGACAAAAGAAAACATATAGCTATAATTTAGATATTGGTGTTGAATTAAAAGTTGAATTTAATGAAGCAGCTTTTGGTGCTAAAAAAGAAGTTGTATATAAATACAAAACTGCTTGTAAACCTTGTAAGGGGACAGGTGCCCAAGATGGTAAATTATCTACTTGTAAAACTTGTGCTGGTCAAGGACAAGTGCATACAAGACAAGGTTTTATGACTTTTGCACAAACTTGTCCTACTTGTAATGGGACTGGTGAAGCAGTAACTAATAAATGTAAAAAATGTTCAGGAACTGGATATGAAACAAAAGAAGAAAAATTTAGTGTTGATATTCCAGAGGGTGTAAATGATGGAAATAGAATTAGAGTATCAAATAAAGGAAATATAGCTCCTGATGGTACAAGAGGTGATTTATATTTACAAATAAATGTAAAAGAGGATCCTCATTTTATAAGACATGATGATGATATTTATATTGAAGTTCCCCTATTCTTTACTCAAGTTGCTCTTGGTGATAGTATTACTATTCCTGGATTAAGAGGAAAACTATCTCTTGATATTCCAATAGGTACTAAAGATAAAGAACAATTTAAATTCAAAGGTGAAGGTATTAAATCTGTTCAAGGATATGGAAAAGGTGATTTAATAATTCAAATTAAAATTAAATATCCAAAAACTATAACTGAAGAACAAAAAGAACTATTAGAAAAACTTCAAGAGAGTTTTGGAATAGAAAGTAAACCTCACGAAAGAAATTTTGAAAGTATGTTCGATAAAGTAAAAAAGTGGTTTAAATAA
- a CDS encoding GNAT family N-acetyltransferase, protein MQLKIAELKDIDNILKLHAKYQLATIAQDDKKDGFVTTGFSEEELTSIIEEEQGIFIALEEDRVLGYVMSASWQFWSKWPMFVHMMKDLPKLNYLGQTLTKDNSYQYGPVCIDKSVRGSGLLEKLFDFALESMSKRYPILVTFVNVINERSYAAHKRKLGLDVIQEFEFNNNRYYEMVFDTSKRVLKK, encoded by the coding sequence ATGCAATTAAAAATAGCAGAACTTAAAGATATAGATAATATATTAAAATTACATGCAAAATACCAATTAGCAACAATAGCCCAAGATGATAAAAAAGATGGATTTGTGACTACAGGATTTTCAGAAGAAGAACTTACATCAATTATTGAAGAAGAACAAGGAATCTTTATAGCTCTTGAAGAAGATAGAGTTTTAGGATATGTTATGTCGGCTTCTTGGCAGTTCTGGTCAAAATGGCCAATGTTTGTTCATATGATGAAAGACTTACCAAAACTTAACTATTTAGGGCAAACTTTGACTAAAGATAATTCTTACCAATATGGACCTGTTTGTATTGATAAAAGTGTTAGGGGAAGTGGACTCTTAGAAAAACTTTTTGATTTTGCCTTAGAATCTATGTCTAAAAGATACCCTATTTTAGTAACTTTTGTAAATGTAATCAATGAGCGTTCTTATGCAGCCCATAAAAGAAAACTAGGACTTGATGTTATTCAAGAGTTTGAATTTAATAATAACAGATACTATGAGATGGTTTTTGATACATCAAAAAGAGTTTTAAAAAAATAA
- a CDS encoding AzlC family ABC transporter permease has translation MIKSKEFKTALKVSIPVMMGYCVLGFAFGLLITSLDYPWYFALLMSVFIYAGALQFLAIGFFSSKLGLLDIFITSIFVNIRQSFYGLSMLKKFKKSGKLKPYLIFGLTDETYALLTSIKDDEQLKKKYYYLYLCGLNQFYWVIGTLLGAVFGTNISFDTKGLDFSLTALFVILAIEQYKTNRNITPFVIGAVTSILAIILVPINNMLIFAIVCSLLGMFILRKRLNNDS, from the coding sequence ATGATAAAATCAAAAGAATTTAAAACAGCCCTTAAAGTATCAATTCCTGTTATGATGGGATATTGTGTACTTGGTTTTGCCTTTGGCTTATTAATTACTAGTTTAGATTATCCTTGGTATTTTGCACTTTTAATGTCCGTATTTATTTATGCGGGAGCATTGCAATTTTTAGCTATTGGGTTTTTTAGTTCAAAACTTGGATTACTTGATATTTTTATTACTTCTATTTTTGTAAATATAAGACAATCTTTTTATGGCTTATCAATGCTTAAAAAGTTCAAAAAATCTGGAAAACTAAAACCTTATTTAATCTTTGGACTTACTGATGAAACTTACGCTTTACTTACTAGTATAAAAGATGATGAACAATTAAAGAAAAAATATTATTACTTATATTTATGCGGTCTTAATCAATTTTATTGGGTGATAGGGACACTTTTGGGAGCTGTTTTTGGAACAAATATATCTTTTGATACAAAAGGTTTAGATTTTTCCTTAACAGCACTATTTGTTATATTAGCTATCGAACAATATAAAACAAATAGAAATATTACACCTTTTGTAATTGGAGCGGTTACTTCTATTTTAGCAATTATTCTTGTACCAATAAATAATATGCTTATATTTGCTATTGTTTGTTCTTTATTAGGAATGTTTATTCTTAGAAAAAGGCTAAATAATGACTCATAA
- a CDS encoding branched-chain amino acid transporter permease yields MTHNEIYLAIAVMAIANYITRVFPFLFFVKHEPPAWVVFIEKNFPPIIMTILIFYTLTSIDFKAAPYGLKEFLAIGFTVFLHLKFNNYLVSIILGTLFYMGLVQFLTF; encoded by the coding sequence ATGACTCATAATGAAATATATTTAGCAATAGCAGTAATGGCAATAGCAAACTATATTACAAGAGTATTCCCTTTTCTGTTTTTTGTAAAACATGAGCCACCAGCTTGGGTAGTATTTATTGAAAAAAACTTTCCACCAATTATTATGACTATATTAATATTTTATACACTAACAAGTATAGATTTTAAAGCTGCTCCCTATGGACTAAAAGAATTTCTAGCTATAGGATTTACAGTATTCTTACACCTAAAATTTAATAACTATTTAGTATCAATTATATTAGGAACTCTTTTTTATATGGGACTTGTGCAGTTTCTTACCTTTTAA